From Halorubrum salinarum, the proteins below share one genomic window:
- a CDS encoding ketopantoate reductase family protein, with product MEVLVYGAGALGSLVGGLLAREHDVTLVGRDPHMRTIREDGLRIDGEIDARVAPRALTDGRHRAADLALVTTKAYDTDAAARALATGEYEAVCSLQNGLTEERLVAALDATVLAGTATYGARFAEPGRVTCTGVGEVVVGALSGGPSPAAARVGAAFEAAGIEAVVAEDMPVRRFEKLAVNAGINGPSALARTENGPTLDGPAGEVAREAARETAATARAVGVDLADDRAVAAVERVADRTAANRSSMCEDVANGRRTEVDAVYGAIADRAERHAVAVPTCRTVGSLIRGWEAARGLR from the coding sequence ATGGAGGTGCTCGTCTACGGCGCCGGCGCGCTCGGGAGCCTCGTGGGCGGGCTGCTGGCGCGCGAACACGACGTGACGCTCGTCGGCCGCGACCCGCACATGCGGACGATCCGGGAGGACGGCCTCCGGATCGACGGCGAGATCGACGCCCGCGTCGCCCCTCGCGCGCTCACCGACGGGCGGCACCGCGCCGCCGACCTCGCCCTCGTCACGACGAAGGCGTACGACACCGACGCGGCCGCCCGGGCGCTCGCCACGGGGGAGTACGAGGCGGTCTGCTCGCTCCAGAACGGGCTCACCGAGGAGCGACTGGTCGCCGCGCTCGACGCGACGGTCCTCGCCGGCACCGCGACCTACGGCGCCCGGTTCGCGGAGCCGGGCCGGGTCACCTGTACCGGCGTCGGCGAGGTGGTGGTCGGCGCGCTCTCCGGGGGCCCGAGCCCGGCGGCCGCGCGGGTCGGCGCGGCCTTCGAGGCGGCCGGGATCGAGGCGGTCGTCGCCGAGGACATGCCGGTCCGCCGCTTCGAGAAGCTCGCGGTCAACGCCGGGATCAACGGCCCCTCCGCGCTCGCGCGGACCGAGAACGGGCCGACGCTGGACGGCCCGGCGGGCGAGGTCGCCCGCGAGGCCGCCCGCGAGACGGCCGCGACGGCCCGGGCGGTCGGGGTCGACCTCGCCGACGACCGGGCGGTCGCGGCCGTCGAGCGCGTCGCCGATCGCACCGCCGCGAACCGGTCGTCGATGTGCGAGGACGTGGCGAACGGCCGCCGGACCGAGGTCGACGCCGTCTACGGGGCGATCGCCGACCGAGCGGAGCGTCACGCCGTGGCGGTTCCGACGTGCCGGACCGTCGGGTCGCTGATCCGCGGCTGGGAGGCGGCGCGGGGGCTCCGGTAG